AACCCAGTTttgcttcttttattttttcctttctgcagttagcattatttttcataaccgagccacccaaaaaaaaataattgacgtTGGTCATTATTTTAAGTGGCTGACGATATAAGCGCGTCCTGCcttgggggcgggaggggggcgtTCCACTTTTCATAATTCTTTCTTTTGCAAGAATTATTGTATCTTTGTCACGTCAATCTGACCTCATCCTGATTCCTTCTCCGATCAAACAGTTCCTGCAGTCACACAACGATGTTTTCATGTTGGCGAGCAACGGCACCCAAGTAGGACTGAAGGCCGAAACACTCAGCCCCGTGAGCGAGCCCCCTTGTCCTGCTCACCACCCTACCGCTGCAGACCTAGAAGGTGGCACTGTTGCAGAACTGGAGGGCCACCGCGAGGTCCGATTGAACaataatgaaatgaataaaatgacccTTCTGGTGGATATTAAATGATGAAATTCCTCTCCTATGTCTGCAGGCTAGCCACTGGTTTGACTTGAATGACTCCACCGTGACGTCTATCCGGGCGTCGGACATCGAGAAGCAATTTCAGGGCAAAGAGAGCGCCTACATGCTGTTCTACAGGAAGAGTCAGCTGCAACGGCCTGCCGACGGTAAACAAACACGGAAACAACCCGACAAAACGACCAAAGAAACGGATGACTCTCTTGCTTTGCAGCTCTCGGCAACCCTCACTATAAAGTTCCCCATGCACTCATCCAGATGGCTCAGGAGGAGAACATGAAGCTGCAGCAGATGCGGTACCgaagctcgttttttttttttacaaccgcTATAAAGTCATAAGatggcagattaaaaaaaaaaaaaagagtccggTAATAGCTGCAACCCACAAGACTTCACAGATGTGAGTCTGATGGAAGTCAACATTGTTCCCAATCACAGGGAGGAATACGAGGCCAGTCATAACCACGTGGAGGTCCGTATCCACCTGGCGTCTTCCTACCAGCTGAGAAACGGAGCACTGCAGCCAATCGACAGCGAGCCCAATGCCAGCACCGCGCTTGTTTTCGATCGCAGAAAGACCGTCGGAGACCTGCGATTAGCGATTTATGAGGTGCTGATTCACAAACGGCATTTGAATTGATGACCGGCGGGCAGAAAACTAACGTCGtctttatcgttatcattagcAACAAGAACAGTGGGAGGGCGACCTGGTCTTGACCTTGGCCAAGATGCTTCCGGCGGGACTCCACCTCTACAACACTCTCACAGGTACAAACGGAACACCTCCGCAGCGTTACAATCGAGCATGTGTCTCTTAACTTGGGGATGTTTTACTTGTTACAGATGACAGTGTCTTGCTGTGCAGCGCAGGCATCGATACAAACCGTGACCTGTTTGTTTGGAACGGACGAGAGGTGAGAAATTTCCAGaatgaaatgggggggggggggggggggataaacttGTCTTATGGAGAAATGTAGAGAAACGGCAATAAATAATGCTGACTGGATGAAGTTATTAAGTCTCACAGCTACCAGGAACAATTTTGAGCGATGTCACAACGCGAGATCATTTATATATTGCGCCGGGCTTGTTTGGACTTAACACTTTTAATTAATCTGAGAGACTGTTCGGGCGCACCTGTTCTGGTTAGCCACAGAGGACAAACGGCCTCAACTAATTATTCAATGTATCAACGGAGATCATTGCACTTTTAATTCCTCTTTTCAGTGCGCTGTGGCATGAGACAAATAGGCCATGAAATATTTTCCAGCATTTTGAAGGATTTTTCAAGCCACAGAATATTGGGttctgtcattattattattaataatattattattaataataattaataatattaataataaaaatattattatggatggatattattattattattattacacacacacacagacacacacacacacttgcaaacagtttgcattttttgtctgaaacggtgcactgcttccccctgcTGGCTGTTCGATTCATTGCGCCTCAAAGCGCTTGCACTTAAAAGGGCCAGTGGGTCTTGAAATTAATTGTGGAATGAAATACAGTCGTTGTTCACAATTACAACAATTTAACTAATAAATTGCCCatttaaattaagaaaaaaatattttgccccaATGGGTAAACTTGCAATGACTTAACATTCGAATTCATTCGgattttattgatgtattaatttttaaaaaacgcatTGTCATTGTCATCTTTGAAGGTATGTGGTGCAGGTGTCCTCACTGGAGTCGAGTGGGAGCCGGTGCTGCTCACCGTCGTCCGACCCTCCCTGGAGGCGCACGACAAGCCAGAAGCAGCGGCGATCAACGAGACCGGCGACAACATGGACGGCGGGGGTCTCAAAAAGGAGGCGATGGCGTTCGCCGGCGGCGCCACCCTGGGTGAAGTACGGGAGGCCTTGGGCCAGCCCGCCGGCAGTCTACTGTGCCAGGAGCAGACCGGCGCCAAAGGAGGAGGAGAGTGCGGGGCAGGCGAGGGCGGAGGCGCCAGCGGGTGGCGGGTCTTTTCGCCCGATGACATGTTCCGGACCCTCAAGGAGCTGTCGCTTAAAGATGGAGACGCCATGCTGGTGCTAGAACCACAgtcttttgataacaggtaaatcgtgagtgtgggtgtgggtgtaattttctcagaaaaaaaaaaacactgctccAAATTATTATTCACAACGGTTTCAAGACATTTTagaggttgtaaaaaaaaaaaacagaaagtcaTAATTTGTCATATATGTAGCAAAGCTCTTTTGGGTCTGTTTTGCTCAGCATGTTCACCGTAAATGGAGACGTGGTCACCGTGATGACGCCGTCCGATTGTCGCTGGCTCCAAGTGGAGTTTCAACCGCAAGGTGCCCGCCTTGGAGGAGGCGGCGAAGAGGACAGCCGGAGAGTCAAGGTTCCCGCCGCAGGAGATACGGTcagccattttctttgctttctcTTCCTTTTTACCACTTCGAATCGAGCACTTAAcattgtgcgtgcgtgtctgtccACAGCTCCTGCGTGAGGTGAAACAGAGGGCCCTCAAGGAGCTGCAACTCCCAGGCAAGACGTTCAACCTTTATAAATGACGCAATCCTCGCTTTGCCACGGAGTTTCGTGTCCTGCAACGTAACGTGAAAATAGGGGGCCGTCGTTCACCGCAGGTCTACGCGGTCGTCATGTCATAAGTCATTTTCCAGGTGGTATTTGTCGTCAAAAGTTTGAGAACGGCTTATGGAGAGCATTTAGCCTTTCGGCTCGGACGGAAATAAGGACGTGCGGTGACTTTTCATTTAAACTTTGTCAGTCTGTGCCGGTAAGTTTCCATTCCTCTCGTCACCAGGTGCAGAATACTGCCTGAGACAGATGGACATCAGTGGGAAACTCCTTCCTCCAGGTAATCCGTTTGATGCGTGTTGTTTCATGGCTGCACACGGGCTGGGAACTCCCCCGCGCTCATTTAGAAAATAACCACTTGCGCTCTGTCATTGTCAGCCCTCATCAAATTCTTAAAAGCTGCGACTGCCTTGTCATTTCCTACCTTTTGAACACGGGCGCGAGTTGTGACGCCTCCCCTCTGGTTATGTGAACAGTAAGCGAGGACCTCTGTGTGCGGGACGCCGGCGTGCGCCTCATGACCACCGTGATGCTTTGCCTGGGTCGTGCCCCCGAGCCTTCGcaggtctgtttgtttgttagattactattattttttttttttaatgtcaactcCATTAGCGCAGGTAGAGAACCCTCCTACCTTCTAAAAATAAGCATCAGCTGGTGATTGATAGATGGCGTTTCTCTTTGTGTGCATTGCAGCTTTTTCTGCACTTCTCTGTGGGTtcgccgccacctgctggaattGAGGAGATGGACATGAACATCGAAAAGACCTGCACCGTAAAAGAGGtataaacatacagtaataaggTCCTTCAAGACAATGCAAGGAATGCGACAGTTTTTGCATCATCAGCGTTATGTTGTACGCGCTttggccacttgggggcagtataatatcaaaacataaaaatgggaGTTTATTACAAAAAATGTTCAGTTGAGAGTCAAGATACAATAATACTTGAAAGTACTACTGTGAAACCTCCAAAGTTGTGTTGATTTTTAACTTGTCCTTACAGGGAGAGTATGCATTGCTTAAATTGCAAAAAGGATttgcacgtttaaaaaaaaaaaaaaattaaacctatTTTTGAACTCGCAGTGTCTGCAGACGGTGCTGAACACTGCCGGAATTGATGGTAAACTGTTATTCTCCCTCTCGTTGTTTCGGTAACCATCAAATGGAGATTTTCTGATCGCAAAGGTTTCAATGTTTGCAGGCACCTGTTGGCACTTGAGGCGGCTCGACTGGTGCGAGGAGGTGGGCGAGGCACTGAACGACGAGGTGGGTGTTCATAGAActgtgttcttgtttgttttacactTGGAATTGTCGTCATCAGGGCTGGAGCGATTTATCATTTTCAGATGGAAATCCTGATCTTAGGAAACATGACTtgccagacttttttttaaaagtaacgTGCCTCTTTAGTGTCCTTGCATTAGAGTATTAGCTTTTAATGTTATGATGCTGTGATGTACCGTAATCTTCTGTCGAGTTTGTAAATGTTGAAATTGTTCTTGATAATTTTGTATGTAGAATTTGGGGGAGACAAATAATTGCATCAAATTGAGTAACTTGATGTGTGGAAGGTTTCCAAAGCAAAAACCGTTTTTGGGTTTGTGGCACTCCTCAGGATGCGTCTCTGGCAGAGATGAAGATAAACAACGGAGAGACACTCGTCATCTCAGAGGGACGACTTCCTCCAAAAGTAATTTTATCTTATCATATTTATAATGCCTGCAGGTTTGTCCCCCTTTGCAAAGACATCGtcatcttttgtgttttttttttcacccaatcAGGGGTTTCTCGAGCTCTCCGTATGGCTCTATCGAGATGCCGTTTCCATAGCAACAGATGTGAACCACACAGAAAACGGCCACGCCGAGGAGCAGTTGGCGGAGGATCACGCCGTAGATCAAACTAATTCTCACCCGTCCGATCTGATCAATGTCGGCACGGTGGAGATATCAGAGGAAGTCAGCCTGGCAGACCTCAAGACTCAGGTTAGTCCGGGAGTCTGCGATTGAGTTACGCTAACATAAATAATGATTTTGAAACCATTTGTGTGCCAGGTGTTGACGCTTCCAGCTTTTCAGAACGCGTGCGTGCCCGCCACTTTCCTGCGTGTGTGGGAGATGGAAGGATGCAGACTGGCTCGCGTCCTCAGAGGAAACCAAATCACACTGAGGCAAAGACACACACCTGATTTTTACCCACTCGAAAGTATTCACAACGCTCACACCCAAGCCCCCCTTCATTTTATCTTACACCCCGATtccaaattatttatttcaaatgtgtgtagtaaaaaaaaaaaaaagtctttgctcAATGATCTGGTTGATGCCCCTTTGGCAGCAATTAGATTCCATTGGAACTCTACATGATTCTGTCATGGTAACGTCACTTGATGCTCTGTCTCCAGGAAGCTAAAGATAACCAGCGGCACAAATGTTTGTGTGCAGCGGCTGTTAAAAGAGGAGGCTCTCAGGTAAaatacatttcctttttttttttccttcctgaagccgacgtgcttcacagtgcagaggtac
This sequence is a window from Hippocampus zosterae strain Florida chromosome 14, ASM2543408v3, whole genome shotgun sequence. Protein-coding genes within it:
- the usp40 gene encoding ubiquitin carboxyl-terminal hydrolase 40 isoform X1, which codes for MFGNLFEEGGNEGEAGVSVFSTTGGARFVKAGDEPPSPRGRSKLCGIRNQGGTCYLNSLLQTLLFTPEFREELFALGTDELGCLEDKHKPGAKVRVIPLELQRLFARLLLVDQQSASTADLTDSFGWNSNERTNQHDVQELNRILFSALEKSLVGTSGSTLIRRLYHGTIVNSIVCKECGNVSQRQEDFLDLTACVCGVSGLEEALCSMFVEEELFEGNNLYRCATCDRLVTAAKSAKLKKLPPFMTMSLLRFSFDCNKFERYKETGRYSFPLTINLRPFCEQTDGEDADYSYELFSVIIHKGGCYGGHYHVHIKDIECLGCWEPAEEDSNKKKTPPKPKREVKDVCETRLDENDPLCVLTAILDQEPSKSIRLDQLGQKVMEKVGSSWSKAFKRDYGPIGKFLQSHNDVFMLASNGTQVGLKAETLSPVSEPPCPAHHPTAADLEGGTVAELEGHREASHWFDLNDSTVTSIRASDIEKQFQGKESAYMLFYRKSQLQRPADALGNPHYKVPHALIQMAQEENMKLQQMREEYEASHNHVEVRIHLASSYQLRNGALQPIDSEPNASTALVFDRRKTVGDLRLAIYEQQEQWEGDLVLTLAKMLPAGLHLYNTLTDDSVLLCSAGIDTNRDLFVWNGREVCGAGVLTGVEWEPVLLTVVRPSLEAHDKPEAAAINETGDNMDGGGLKKEAMAFAGGATLGEVREALGQPAGSLLCQEQTGAKGGGECGAGEGGGASGWRVFSPDDMFRTLKELSLKDGDAMLVLEPQSFDNSMFTVNGDVVTVMTPSDCRWLQVEFQPQGARLGGGGEEDSRRVKVPAAGDTLLREVKQRALKELQLPGAEYCLRQMDISGKLLPPVSEDLCVRDAGVRLMTTVMLCLGRAPEPSQLFLHFSVGSPPPAGIEEMDMNIEKTCTVKECLQTVLNTAGIDGTCWHLRRLDWCEEVGEALNDEDASLAEMKINNGETLVISEGRLPPKGFLELSVWLYRDAVSIATDVNHTENGHAEEQLAEDHAVDQTNSHPSDLINVGTVEISEEVSLADLKTQVLTLPAFQNACVPATFLRVWEMEGCRLARVLRGNQITLRKLKITSGTNVCVQRLLKEEALSPKEIVLNIKMGVPGQSCYHPAEELIWNASCDSSPAGLRAFVAESYGLPADSLLLAKQQPHKHTWEEIGTWSSQLSKKKKKTSSLLGAPFHLKDGDVIGVRNLLIDDKDFYTRENEQSQQGLREQAEQQSIRERAGGSNCVGSQTKATKRPEVPLSINVGVFSSHCH
- the usp40 gene encoding ubiquitin carboxyl-terminal hydrolase 40 isoform X2, whose amino-acid sequence is MFVEEELFEGNNLYRCATCDRLVTAAKSAKLKKLPPFMTMSLLRFSFDCNKFERYKETGRYSFPLTINLRPFCEQTDGEDADYSYELFSVIIHKGGCYGGHYHVHIKDIECLGCWEPAEEDSNKKKTPPKPKREVKDVCETRLDENDPLCVLTAILDQEPSKSIRLDQLGQKVMEKVGSSWSKAFKRDYGPIGKFLQSHNDVFMLASNGTQVGLKAETLSPVSEPPCPAHHPTAADLEGGTVAELEGHREASHWFDLNDSTVTSIRASDIEKQFQGKESAYMLFYRKSQLQRPADALGNPHYKVPHALIQMAQEENMKLQQMREEYEASHNHVEVRIHLASSYQLRNGALQPIDSEPNASTALVFDRRKTVGDLRLAIYEQQEQWEGDLVLTLAKMLPAGLHLYNTLTDDSVLLCSAGIDTNRDLFVWNGREVCGAGVLTGVEWEPVLLTVVRPSLEAHDKPEAAAINETGDNMDGGGLKKEAMAFAGGATLGEVREALGQPAGSLLCQEQTGAKGGGECGAGEGGGASGWRVFSPDDMFRTLKELSLKDGDAMLVLEPQSFDNSMFTVNGDVVTVMTPSDCRWLQVEFQPQGARLGGGGEEDSRRVKVPAAGDTLLREVKQRALKELQLPGAEYCLRQMDISGKLLPPVSEDLCVRDAGVRLMTTVMLCLGRAPEPSQLFLHFSVGSPPPAGIEEMDMNIEKTCTVKECLQTVLNTAGIDGTCWHLRRLDWCEEVGEALNDEDASLAEMKINNGETLVISEGRLPPKGFLELSVWLYRDAVSIATDVNHTENGHAEEQLAEDHAVDQTNSHPSDLINVGTVEISEEVSLADLKTQVLTLPAFQNACVPATFLRVWEMEGCRLARVLRGNQITLRKLKITSGTNVCVQRLLKEEALSPKEIVLNIKMGVPGQSCYHPAEELIWNASCDSSPAGLRAFVAESYGLPADSLLLAKQQPHKHTWEEIGTWSSQLSKKKKKTSSLLGAPFHLKDGDVIGVRNLLIDDKDFYTRENEQSQQGLREQAEQQSIRERAGGSNCVGSQTKATKRPEVPLSINVGVFSSHCH